From Mucilaginibacter rubeus, a single genomic window includes:
- a CDS encoding SDR family NAD(P)-dependent oxidoreductase has translation MENRNKIAVVTGGSRGLGRDMALRLAEKGIDVVITYNTNAEEASKVVTLVEQAGAKAAALQLNTGVIKSFDAFTEKLREVLTDKFGADHIDFLVNNAGQGGYSAISDVTEEFFDDLLNVHFKGVYFLTQKLIPLMADGGGIVNVSSGLTRVSVPRSSAYASMKGAVEIFTRYLAKELGGRGIRANVVAPGAIMTDFGGGHLRNSEETQKMVSSITALGRPGVAEDIGGVVAFLCTEDARWVNGQRIEVSGGMAI, from the coding sequence ATGGAAAACAGAAATAAAATAGCGGTAGTAACCGGCGGTAGCCGCGGCTTAGGCAGGGACATGGCCTTAAGGCTTGCCGAAAAAGGAATAGACGTTGTTATAACTTACAACACCAATGCCGAAGAAGCTTCAAAAGTTGTTACTCTGGTTGAGCAAGCCGGAGCAAAGGCAGCGGCATTGCAACTAAATACCGGGGTAATTAAAAGCTTCGACGCCTTTACCGAAAAACTCCGTGAAGTATTAACAGATAAATTCGGGGCCGATCATATTGATTTTTTAGTGAACAATGCGGGGCAGGGCGGCTACAGCGCTATCAGCGATGTTACCGAGGAGTTTTTTGATGACCTGCTGAACGTACACTTTAAAGGCGTATACTTTTTAACCCAAAAACTGATCCCGTTAATGGCCGATGGCGGTGGTATCGTGAATGTATCGTCAGGACTAACCCGCGTATCTGTTCCCCGTTCTTCTGCCTATGCTTCAATGAAAGGCGCGGTAGAAATTTTCACCCGTTACCTGGCTAAAGAACTCGGAGGAAGAGGAATCCGTGCTAACGTAGTTGCCCCTGGCGCCATCATGACTGATTTTGGCGGCGGTCATTTGCGTAACAGTGAAGAAACTCAGAAAATGGTGAGCAGCATCACCGCCCTTGGTCGACCGGGCGTTGCTGAAGATATCGGCGGTGTAGTAGCTTTCTTATGTACTGAGGATGCGCGTTGGGTTAACGGCCAACGCATAGAAGTTTCGGGCGGGATGGCTATTTAA
- a CDS encoding intradiol ring-cleavage dioxygenase, which yields MERKNFLKSLVIGALSTSALVEACKKDADTVTGTTTTSGSSSSGSSSGSTDSGTCSVAPTETEGPYPTHSPASYVRSDITDGRTGYKLTVKITINNSNSSCAALPSALVDIWHCDAEGNYSEYGGSGSQSTNYTSVHFLRGRQTTDSNGLVTFTSIFPGWYTGRATHIHVHAYNSSGTSLKVTQIAFPEGTGTALAAVNGYSKGMSGYTYNATDNVFSDGYSLELATVTGNTTDGFVLSISLSVPA from the coding sequence ATGGAAAGAAAGAACTTTTTAAAAAGCCTGGTAATTGGCGCGCTATCAACCTCGGCATTGGTTGAAGCCTGTAAAAAAGATGCAGATACTGTTACAGGAACTACCACCACCTCGGGGAGTTCATCTTCCGGCAGCAGTTCAGGTTCAACCGATTCTGGTACTTGCAGTGTTGCGCCAACAGAAACTGAGGGCCCATACCCAACACATTCTCCTGCATCATATGTACGAAGCGATATTACCGACGGCCGTACCGGGTACAAGCTTACCGTGAAAATTACAATCAATAACAGCAATAGTAGCTGCGCCGCGCTTCCTTCGGCGCTGGTTGACATTTGGCATTGCGATGCTGAAGGTAATTATTCAGAATACGGCGGCAGCGGTTCGCAATCAACCAATTACACTTCGGTTCACTTTTTACGCGGCAGGCAAACAACCGATTCAAACGGACTGGTAACTTTTACATCAATATTTCCGGGTTGGTATACAGGGAGGGCAACGCATATCCATGTGCATGCGTATAATTCATCGGGTACCTCATTAAAAGTAACGCAGATTGCTTTCCCGGAGGGGACAGGCACGGCGCTGGCAGCAGTTAACGGTTATAGTAAGGGAATGAGCGGTTATACCTATAACGCTACCGATAATGTATTCAGCGATGGCTATTCGCTTGAGCTGGCAACGGTTACGGGTAACACTACCGACGGGTTTGTATTAAGCATTAGCCTGAGCGTGCCAGCCTAA